The following coding sequences lie in one Arachis hypogaea cultivar Tifrunner chromosome 4, arahy.Tifrunner.gnm2.J5K5, whole genome shotgun sequence genomic window:
- the LOC112796564 gene encoding rust resistance kinase Lr10 codes for MSSSGGLDRPALVMIIVGGIVIFISLCLAICRGRIKIVGIKVIRDAQFLTHTMDKFLNDIEKDKPFRFTTQQLKIVTDNFSYLLGSGGFGSVYKGVFSDDTIVAVKVLFRSSDKGIQEQFMAEIGTLGKVHHFNLVKLFGFCVEKNLIAIVYEYMGNGSLDKYLFKQVKALEFEKLHEIAIGTARGIAYLHEECQQRIIHYDIKPANILLDMNFNPKVADFGLAKLCNRDNTHISMTGGRGTPGYAAPELWMPFPVTHKCDVYSFGMLLFEIIGGRRNVDTNVPESQEWFPMWVWKKIDAGELQNSTLVSELLLEKHKEMVERMIKVALWCVQYRPESRPMMSAVVKMLEGSEEIPQPLNPFQYLMDNGFATLPQQYSSNNCNGTTATTSSYCDSSVIDVDSNIVTADPI; via the exons ATGTCAAGCTCAGGAGGACTAGATCGACCGGCTTTAGTAATGATCATCGTGG GTGGGATTGTGATCTTTATATCACTTTGTTTAGCAATATGTCGCGGAAGGATTAAGATTGTAGGTATAAAAGTGATTCGGGATGCACAATTTTTAACTCACACTATGGATAAATTTCTGAATGACATTGAAAAGGACAAGCCATTTAGGTTCACTACTCAACAGTTAAAGATTGTAACTGATAACTTCTCTTATTTATTGGGATCGGGAGGTTTTGGTTCGGTATACAAAGGAGTTTTTAGTGACGATACCATTGTAGCTGTGAAGGTTCTGTTTAGAAGTTCTGACAAAGGAATCCAAGAACAGTTTATGGCTGAAATTGGAACTTTAGGTAAAGTTCATCATTTCAACTTAGTTAAACTATTCGGATTTTGTGTTGAAAAGAACTTGATTGCAATAGTTTATGAGTACATGGGAAATGGCTCTCTTGACAAGTATTTATTCAAACAAGTTAAGGCTTTGGAATTTGAAAAGCTTCATGAGATTGCAATTGGAACAGCAAGAGGCATTGCTTATTTGCACGAAGAGTGTCAACAAAGAATAATTCACTATGATATTAAGCCGGCGAATATTCTCTTGGACATGAATTTCAATCCTAAGGTCGCGGATTTCGGATTGGCCAAGCTCTGCAACAGGGATAATACTCATATATCCATGACTGGAGGCAGGGGAACCCCCGGCTATGCTGCGCCGGAGCTTTGGATGCCTTTCCCTGTGACTCACAAATGTGATGTTTATAGCTTTGGGATGTTGTTGTTTGAAATCATTGGTGGGAGAAGAAATGTTGATACTAATGTTCCGGAAAGCCAAGAGTGGTTTCCAATGTGGGTTTGGAAAAAAATTGATGCTGGAGAGTTACAGAATTCAACATTAGTGTCTGAATTATTGTTGGAGAAACATAAGGAGATGGTAGAAAGAATGATTAAGGTAGCTTTGTGGTGTGTTCAGTATAGGCCAGAATCAAGGCCTATGATGAGTGCTGTTGTGAAAATGTTGGAAGGCTCTGAAGAAATTCCACAACCTTTGAACCCATTTCAATACTTGATGGACAATGGTTTTGCTACTCTTCCACagcaatattcatcaaataattgCAATGGTACAACTGCAACTACAAGTAGTTATTGTGACTCttctgtgattgatgtagactcCAATATTGTAACTGCTGATCCAATTTAG
- the LOC112796566 gene encoding adagio protein 1 — protein MEWDSNSDLSTDDDEPFLRGGSNDDEDFGVGPIPFPVLQTAPCGFVVTDALEPDQPIIYVNTVFEMITGYRAEEVLGRNCRFLQCRGPFAKRRHPLVDSTVVAEIRRCLEEGVEFQGELLNFRKDGSPLMNRLRLTPIYGDDEITHVIGIQFFTEANIDLGPLPASTKESTKSDRFRSVLSSLHPREVGDRNVTRGLCGILQLSDEVISLKILARLTPRDIASVGSVCRRLYELTRNEDLWRMVCQNAWGCETTRVLETVPGARRLGWGRLARELTTLEAAAWRKLTVGGAVEPSRCNFSACAVGNRVVLFGGEGVNMQPMNDTFVLDLNSSNPEWQHVQVSSPPPGRWGHTLSCVNGSRLVVFGGCGRQGLLNDVFVLDLDAKPPTWREISGLAPPLPRSWHSSCTLDGTKLIVSGGCADSGVLLSDTFLLDLSMEKPVWREIPVTWTPPSRLGHTLSVYGGRKILMFGGLAKSGPLRFRSSDVFTMDLSEDEPCWRCVTGSGMPGAGNPGGIAPPPRLDHVAVSLPGGRILIFGGSVAGLHSASQLYILDPTDEKPTWRILNVPGRPPRFAWGHSTCVVGGTRAIVLGGQTGEEWMLSELHELSLASSVI, from the exons ATGGAGTGGGACAGCAATTCCGATCTCAGCACCGATGACGACGAACCCTTCCTCCGCGGCGGCTCCAACGACGACGAAGATTTCGGTGTCGGACCTATCCCTTTCCCGGTTCTCCAAACCGCGCCGTGCGGCTTCGTGGTTACTGACGCGCTCGAACCTGACCAACCTATCATATACGTCAACACCGTCTTCGAGATGATTACCGGCTACCGTGCTGAGGAAGTTCTCGGTCGCAACTG CCGCTTTTTGCAGTGTCGAGGCCCATTTGCTAAGCGAAGGCATCCACTGGTGGACTCAACAGTAGTAGCAGAAATTAGAAGATGCCTCGAAGAAGGGGTTGAATTTCAAGGTGAGTTGCTGAACTTTAGGAAAGATGGATCTCCACTTATGAACAGACTGCGGCTGACACCTATATATGGAGATGATGAGATAACTCATGTCATTGGAATCCAGTTCTTCACAGAGGCAAACATTGATCTTGGTCCTCTTCCAGCTTCAACTAAGGAGTCTACTAAATCAGATCGTTTTCGATCCGTGCTTTCCTCATTGCATCCTCGTGAGGTGGGGGACCGAAATGTGACTCGTGGCCTCTGTGGAATATTGCAATTGAGTGATGAAGTAATTTCTCTCAAGATACTTGCTCGCTTAACTCCAAGAGATATTGCATCAGTTGGTTCTGTTTGTAGGCGTTTGTATGAGCTGACAAGAAATGAAGATCTATGGAGAATGGTGTGCCAAAATGCATGGGGATGTGAGACTACACGTGTTTTAGAGACCGTGCCTGGTGCAAGGAGACTTGGATGGGGTCGGTTGGCAAGGGAGTTGACCACACTTGAAGCAGCAGCATGGAGGAAACTGACCGTTGGAGGTGCTGTTGAACCCTCACGCTGTAATTTCAGCGCATGTGCAGTTGGCAACAGGGTTGTCCTATTTGGTGGTGAAGGAGTTAACATGCAACCTATGAATGACACCTTTGTATTAGATCTTAATTCTAGTAATCCCGAGTGGCAACACGTCCAGGTGAGCTCTCCTCCTCCTGGTCGTTGGGGCCACACACTTTCTTGTGTTAATGGTTCCCGTTTGGTTGTATTTGGAGGGTGTGGAAGGCAGGGCTTACTTAATGATGTCTTTGTTCTTGACCTGGATGCAAAGCCTCCAACTTGGCGAGAAATTTCTGGATTGGCACCTCCACTTCCTAGATCATGGCACAGCTCTTGCACTCTTGATGGTACCAAGTTGATAGTTTCTGGAGGCTGTGCTGATTCTGGAGTCCTCTTGAGTGATACTTTCCTCCTTGATTTGTCAATGGAGAAACCTGTCTGGAGGGAGATACCAGTGACATGGACTCCACCTTCTCGTCTAGGCCACACACTTTCTGTTTATGGTGGTAGGAAAATATTGATGTTTGGGGGTCTGGCCAAGAGTGGACCACTGCGTTTTCGCTCAAGTGATGTATTCACGATGGATTTAAGTGAGGATGAACCGTGCTGGAGGTGTGTAACAGGGAGTGGGATGCCTGGTGCTGGAAACCCTGGGGGAATAGCTCCTCCTCCTAGGCTTGATCATGTGGCTGTTAGTCTTCCTGGTGGGAGAATTCTGATATTTGGTGGGTCCGTTGCAGGACTTCATTCTGCCTCCCAACTTTACATCCTTGATCCAACGGATGAGAAGCCAACATGGAGAATCCTAAATGTACCAGGGCGGCCTCCTAGATTTGCATGGGGACATAGCACATGTGTTGTTGGAGGGACAAGAGCTATTGTGCTGGGTGGCCAAACGGGGGAGGAATGGATGCTAAGTGAGCTCCATGAACTTTCCCTGGCAAGTTCTGTAATCTAG